In Glycine soja cultivar W05 chromosome 10, ASM419377v2, whole genome shotgun sequence, the genomic stretch tttgaTGCAAATGGCAAgtcatataaaaaattgttttcataataatttcatATGTAGCTGAAAAacgtaattaaattaaaaccatatatatatatatataataatgctatttgtaaggaatttttttataaatattatctgtatttaatattaacattgatttaaaataatataatataattatgaaaGTGTTTtacgtaattttttttcttagactAGTAATTGTAATTTTATGGATGGAAGTGTGGAAATAATACCATAAAGCAGTCCGCAGCAGAACAGAACATGACGGCGGGAAAAAGACTGACCGGAAGCGAATAGCGGGAACAAATTGACGAACCGCCaaatctcaatattttttttttaatatttccctTTAAATTTACCTCTTTATTTATACCCACAAAATTGGTTTAAGCTATTAAACTAAACTTACCAAAGCAAAACTAATATCACTGAGTTAGGAAaatggggaagaagaagaagagaagtagggttTCCGAAGACGAGGAAATCGAATCCGATACCAACCCCTTCGATAAAAACGAAAACTCTCTCTATCAGGTTATCTTAATCCTTCGATTGCGTTtccattcaattttaatttgtatccgCTTTTAGAAATTATCTATGTCGAAAGTCATACCCCGTTACCAAATCGCATTTTGTTATGCctttttttctgattttatttctttagggtAGCCATCGGTGTGTAAAAGTAAAATTCAGTTTATGTGAGTAGCAATATTTATCAGTGTTAGTCATATAATCTTCTCTTGCTAACAAAAAAGAGGAAGGGGGAAAAGGTCACGGGGCTTTGATTCCTAGTgctataaaaaaactaacaaactaataattaacatttgccgattaaaagaaatataatctTCTCTTGTTTCAGTTTTTAACTCTTGGGGTAGTGTTTGTTGGGATTCTTATTCTAAACTTTCACATTGTTGGGAGTATTGTGTAACATAACAAGCATTTGgagtgaatgtatgaatattaATGATGTAAGTTGTAAAACATCATAACATCTCTCTTGTAGGAAGTGAACACATTATATGCTGAgcttatgtatttttaatatcCCTAAGGTTCTCTACACCAAATTAGATTGATTTCACCTATTTGTGTTGGTCTGAGTAGGAAGAACCTAGGGTTCTTAGGGATGTGGCTGTGGTTCTGACTATGTTGTTGGAGATTAGTCTCTTACTTTTTGGGTGGGGGATATACGAGGaactgaaaaaaataagaggaaTGCTTACAATACACTTTCTAACACATATTTTCGAACATGCTATTAGTTGCTGAAAGTTATTGGAAATCACAAATTTGTGGGTTTCACAAATTTAATGAGTCTCACTCATGATTTTGCAGTTCTAATAAAGTTTAGCCAATAGTAAGGAGTGTATTAGTAATCTCGCTCATGATTTTTGTAGttgtcaataaattttaaacaatattagGGAGTGTATTGGAGAGTATGTTACTAGCActccttgaaaaataattacACTGACTTCCTTGTTATAAGAATTTAAGGACCTCTTGCTCCTCCCCTCTTCCCTATTAGGATAGAGTGTCTTTGGGGATGAGGAACTGGAGTTCCCTCtgtaatcacttttaaaaaggAGAAATCAGTATATCCAATATTTCCTAGTCTCTTTTGCATTTGGCACAATGAAGCTCATGGGTGTTTATCTAATCGGTGTTCTATTCTTGGTGCTACATGACATGGTGATGTATGAACAAGGATGTGTTGACCAGTGACCCATTGCTTGTTATTGCTCTTAGGTTCTTGGTGTGGAGAAAACAGCATCTCAACAGGAAATAAAGAAGGCATACTACAAGTTGGCATTGAGGCTGCATCCTGATAAGAACCCTGGTGATGAGGTGTTTTGTCTAGTGTTTCCTGTTGTCCTCTAATTGATTTATTGAAATTATAGATGTTAGCGGTTGTAATTGATCATCTTTTACAGGAAGCTAAAGCAAAGTTTCAGCAATTGCAAAACGTTATTGCTATTCTTGGGGATGAAGAAAAACGGGCCGTTTATGATCAGACTGGTTGTGTTGATGATGCTGTAAGTGTTTCTGTAAAGTCATAATATACTTGATTTATAATTTACAATGTCTGGATACATGGCTTATCTTTATGTCTATTAACTCACATTGGAGTCAGGAAACTATTCTCATTATTAACAATTTCACTGTACAACAGCAAAGCAAAATGAAAGATTAGAATTTCAGGATACTTTAGCATTGTCCTGGAAATTTACAATTCAGTTGCTTACTTGTTTTCTAAAATCAGGAACTTGCAGGGGATGTTGTTCAGAATCTTAAAGAATATTTCAGAGCAATGTACAAGAAGGTACATGATCCCTTTTTCTCCCAATGCCTTGTGATATACTTGTAATCTGTGTAGCTGATATATTGTAATATATGCTAAATAGGTCACTGAAGCTGATATTGAGGAATTTGAAGCAAACTATAGGGGGTCTGACATTGAGAAAAATGATTTGATTGATCTGTACAAGAAGTGCCACGGTAATATGAACAGGTAAAAACATTGTGATGAGGAAGAACCTTTTGTTGGATAAAGAATTTCAGTTTGATATCGAGTAACTTCCCTTTGCAGGCTATTCTGTTCAATGCTTTGTTCAGATCCTAAACTTGACTCACACCGATTCAAGGATATTATTGATGAGGTTATAGCTGCTGGTAAGAATATCACTATCTCTTGCCCCAAATTTCACCCAGATTTTTGATCTAGATGTAGGTTTCACGGttagataaaacttgtgttTAGAATTTTGAATATGTGGGATAGATCTTGATTCTCAAAGTTGATAAGATGATGAG encodes the following:
- the LOC114369356 gene encoding chaperone protein dnaJ 6-like, with the translated sequence MGKKKKRSRVSEDEEIESDTNPFDKNENSLYQVLGVEKTASQQEIKKAYYKLALRLHPDKNPGDEEAKAKFQQLQNVIAILGDEEKRAVYDQTGCVDDAELAGDVVQNLKEYFRAMYKKVTEADIEEFEANYRGSDIEKNDLIDLYKKCHGNMNRLFCSMLCSDPKLDSHRFKDIIDEVIAAGELKETKAYKKWTKKISEIKPPTSPLRRRAKSSKKQPEKELYAIISQRKHERKDHFDSMFSSLISKYGGGQMPEPSEEEFEAAQRKVESGRSSKKLKRK